aatcaaaatttcttcaaaatttaagaaaattagagaaaatgcgggctaagcagtATCAATttcagtataaatatttattccaatttagtataATAAGCTGATAaaaattctgatattctatcatttcattgaagaatagaatcttcaaatcttaaacaaatgtctacaaaactacaaagagctacacttatttttatcaatctttacgttgaggaaaaaggtagtgaccttgacctgacctttatgcgaaaaaattgattaaattttgaatgatgaaaaatttgattaaactgatagaatcatttggtaatatgatccgtttggctgtgtcaaaatttcatgaatttcttattataagaagtatttttgataacaagaagactccttccttaaaagTTTTAAGTAATGATTcattctataaataaaaaaaaagttttacaccTCTATATTAAAGTATCTTTAGCTTTTGAAAACACTATTCGAATATACTTACCATACTCCGGATAGGCATACGTATTAGGGTCACACAAGTCTGGAATTCCTCCTTGGGTCTTCCCTATGATAGAGGTATTGTAGAACTGGAAACAGGACATATCCCCGGTAAAGTAGTCCTTGTTGTCATAGGACACACCGAACAGGACGTCCCCGGACAGCCGCATGTTCTCCATTGACGTCTTATCCGTTATTGTGAATTGATCAACCTTACCGTTTGCAAAAATATCAAGCTCAGGAGCAGGCCAAAGGATGTTCCAGGTCAGTGCCAGTAGCGTCCATTCTCCTGGGAGAACCAATGTGTTTGCTGTCTTGAAGGTTTTTCTGGAACATTTCTCTATAGTACACTCGTAAATACGAAGTGCGATTGTGCCATCCGTGTTCAGCAGCAGCTGCATGCCGGGATAGGTCCCGTTACCTTCATACTGCATCAACACAGCCTTTTGTATTATACTTGGATAAACGTAGAAGGCCCACGTGACTGCATGTTCTCCATCTAAGGAACCGTCGTTGATAAACTTCATGTAGGAGTTTTTCACAGCATCGAACTGTAATTTGCCCAAACCAACCTCAGGACCAGATGTGGCATACATCACATCATAATAGACGCCGTATATGTTTTTGAGGACTGAGTAGCCGGTGTTATTGTGAAGGTAGTCAGTGACGGGCCAGATGGCCTGGGGGTCAGGGGGACCAATAGACACATTGTTGTCTACCTTTCTCTCTCCCTTAAGATCGACATGATCCAAACACAAGGCAACTGAAAGAACCAAATCATTGTAAAAGTAAACCTGTTCTGATTATGATTAACCCATAAAGCGTATATTTAATCATCATTATCATGAGCCTAAAATGATTTTCTGCAGCGTGAAGGTGATGATAAAGTAACCTGAGATGATTCTTTTAAATGCGTAATGATTGAGATCAACccaaattgtaaatttcaacgACATAAAAGTGATGTTTATTATTAAtgaattagataaaaaaaatatgtaaatgagGTGAAAAAAAACTTAGGTAATTAAAATGGTAAAGATAGTATTTTGaaggaatatttttttgaattccCGGAGCCTTTGCAGTCTTTTAGATTATATACTATTAGATACAGTTTTCCCCAAAAACGTTGATCATCTTCCTGTTAATTAAAAGGGTGATTGTACCAATCCAGACAATTTTAGAGATAAGTCTTGTTagtaaaatgattaaataatttaCTTCTTATCAAACAACAAACTGTTAGATTTGTCAAAATCGCACAATGCCATTATGGATATCAAGTTTAAATTTGAACCTAATTATTGTACATGAAATGCAATAATTTGTTCGAGCTAATGTATGCAGATGATATCGTACTTTTCTCTGACTTTGTTGAAGATTGGAAATGCTTTCCTTACACCGAAAACATTGCTAGCAATTGTTTAAAAGATTATTATCTGATATATTTAAAGacttattgtacatgtatttagagtgacaatctgtttttaaatgtttctaGACCTTAAACAATCCTAATTTTCCAATGCATGACGTGTTCAGTCATCTCTAGACAACTCGTTCTTCGGTAATTGAAGCTCTTATTGTCTACATCCTTATCAATTTTTATgattgttgatttttaatcgTAATACTTTAccaaaattagcaaaaatttaaaacaatttacttCCAAGTAACGATAGTATTCCGTGACAACACAATGTCACTTTTTATTGTTCGAAAATCCAACTTCGGAAATGAAAAACTTTCCTAAGTGCAAATGCACTTGTATTTTGTGCATGTGCCATCTTTAGAAAATCATTTAAGGAGTCTATTTAAATGTCAATTCCGAAAACTGGGTCCAAAATACTTGCAGAAATTCGCTTACGttaatttgaattcattttattgGTTAAAAATCAAATGTGGCGAAAATGAATTCGAGAAGGATTGGAAATCAGGCACAGCTAATGTTTATCCTCTTCTCAAGTATTAATTGCTTGATTATGACTTACTTGAGATTATTTTTACAGTGTAAAGTTAATAATTATGAAACACCCAAGATGAATTTAACAGTGTACAGGTGATATTCACTAATATGATTAATTCAACATTAAATTTACTCTTTAAACGGGATCATAATGATTAATatgtaatcatatttttttaatcttcctATATCTTTCCTCTTTTAACAAAAGACACCTCTTACAATGGCATCGATTAAATGCAATTACGAAAATGCTTTAGTTTGTATACTGAAAGTCGTTTCAATTCCACGGTGTTAATATTTCACGAATTCTCATAAAGTACCAATTgcgattattttaatttcacgctgctAGAAAATCCATTGTCAGATCAGAATATAGGCATAgaaacgtttttgaaaaactaaTGATAGTATTCACGATGGGTTTAAATTCGCGGCGAAATGATAAATCGCgaacataataaaattaaaaccaacgtgattatttgccaatctatagtatatttgaaataaaatatattgttcgGGGTTCAAACACCGCGTTCACAATAGAGACTTATACACTGTACAATCATCCATTAGTTAGACTTATACACCAAACAATCATCCATTAGTTAGCAGAATATAGTTGAGATGTTTTAGAtagatttttgggagttgattttaatcaactctcctatgcagtcactctggcaaaccgaaagtgaaacagtgtttggaccaaagtacaaatcatcgccgctgacaagacttagttcttgagaataattgataaattcgaagTAATGTAtgcttaagcattgttttttataaataccttgaaaatagtcagatttttaaatggtacgaacgatttagatattttttgtagttgtatgtattctaacgccagagttcaatatagtctcgtactctacgctcggctgtcttcgaaaatctccgacaagcagagagtctctcttgcttgtcggagattaacggcgacagccgagcgtttggttgaacgagacgaggGTTCAACTGCTTGGATCaataaattttccagaaatatttctatcactgatacatagtttgattgaatttattctatcCTTAAATTCATAGGcgttttatcaacattcctgtgtcgaaaaagtccgaaaattcgtattataaaaatgtgtgtaattcaaatacagatttgaaactacctgtacttgtcatgcaaaatagtatcattgattttaaaataaataaacatcgacaaaatcaactcccgtcagttcttcggtactttgattattcTTTTCTTCTGGTGCACGGACATTCAACTGTTGGactaaattttaatcatttttatttattcaagataACATCATCAGTCggacttttttaatttaattgaatgaTGTATATCTGTAGAATAATTCATATCACTCTTATTCTAAGCATAAAATTGTTAGTTTGGTCGAAAGAATGTTTTTGTTATAAGGCTTGATTAAGTTTTCATAgtgtttaaagaaataaataatcgAAATTCAGATTTAAACATCGCAAGCAAGAAAACATTTGTACTGTTCGTAAGACCAGTTCGTTTCTGTTAATACtttatattattcaaaatgCACTGTCCCGCATATTGTACTATCACAAATACCCTGATTCTATCTTGAATACATTAATAAAACTTACTAGCTAGAGATATTGCAATAATAAGATTTAAACAAGAACAAATTTCGTTTGTTCTACTTGAAATTCGTTTTGCactttatggatttttgagatggttgacattttgtttttgtcatttttcattagtttaaaaaaaataaagtattaaaaagatttctattttaaatactCACCTatgagaaaaatgaaaattattttcattgctGCCTCGCAGTGCTGATGTTGTACTACACTACTGCTTATTGAAAAGTTGCGCATGTATAAAAACCCTCACCGATGTAGCATTACATTAGTAAATTATAATGCTTTGAACTTGTTTAATGGATTAATTGATTCCTCGTTAGGTGAAATATTTACACGTTTCTGGGCCATAAGACTTATTCCAATACACACTTGTGAAGAAGCTGTGTTTGTGCTTACTGTGGTTAGCGTattcttatataaaaatatacctTCGTTTGAATCAGAGTGTCCCTGTTATAGCAAGGGTTTATTTGATGTCAGCATATTCCGGCATACCAAGGCTTTTTTGCTATCAGCATATTCTGGCACACAGCACGCGTGTTCTTCATAGCAAACCTTTATTTGACACCAGCATATTTTGGCAGACCAACTATATTTGTTTGAATCAGAGTGTTCTGGCATAGCCAACCTTCATATGCTATCAACGTATCAAAGCTTTATCTTTACTTTTAGTCAAAGTAATTTGGGTAAGAAATTTTTCTCTGTAATCAGCTTATTCAGGTATAAGCAAATCTTCATCTGTTGTAAGCGTTTTCTTGTACTAAAAGGCCttaatcaggcacgtagcatcgtttttgaaagtggggggggagggcgccagacccatccaaaaaatcttgacaagcaaaaaaagaaaaagggaaatttaaagtttccaaaaatcttcaaaatcctaatcgtgggggggggggggggggtagactcaactatacttccaaaaaaaattcttccctacccAAAAATTTTTCcttccaaatcatgaaattcctaatccgtgggtgggggggggggttccttcaatttgactactcatttcctaattttcatatcaattttttactaacttccaaaaaagtgggggggccaactccattataattcatttttttatatgtaaatttaaaaaaatttgttgctgcgagaaaaagtggggggggggccaggccccccctgcccccccccccccctgatgctacgtgcctgttaatTCGTAACCTGTATATTCTgttatacatataatttttatcTGTAATCAGCATATACTGGTGTATACCCAACCTTTATTTGTATTAAGCGCATTCTGGTATGTAGATTAAACCTTTATTGGTTACCGGGGCATTCTGGTGTATACCCAACCTTTATTTGTATTTAGTGCATTCTGGTATGTAGATTAATCTTTATTGGTTACCGGGGCATTCTGGCGTATACCCAACCTTTATTTGTATTTAGTGCATTCTGGTATGTAGATTAAATCTTTATTGGTTACCGGGACATTCTGGTGTATACCCAACCTTTATTTGTATTTAGTGCATTCTGGTATGTAGATTAAATCTTTATTGGTTACCGAGGCATTCTGGTATTTGTATTTAGTGCATTctggtatgtacatgtagattaaatcTTTATTGGTTACCGAGGCATTCTGGTGTATACCCAACCTTTATTTGTATTTAGTGCATTctggtatgtacatgtagattaaatcTTTATTGGTTACCGGGACATTCTGGTGTATACCCAACCTTTATTTGTATTTAGCGCATTCTGGTATGTAGATTAAATCTTTATTGGTTACCGAGGCATTCTGGTGTATACCCAACCTTTATTTGTATTTAGCGCATTCTGGTATGTAGATTAAATCTTTATTGGTTACCGAGGCATTCTGGTGTATACccaacttttatttgtatttagCGCATTCTGGTTTGTAGATTAAATCTTTATTGGTTACCGGGACATTCTGGTGTATACCCAACCTTTATTTGTATTTAGCGATTCTGGTATATAGAACAAATCTTTGTTGGTTACGGGGCATTCTggtgtctacccaagttatatgTAATGActgtattttaatattcatatacatgtataccaaacCTTTGCCTGTGATAAGCTCAATATGGTACACTCT
The Crassostrea angulata isolate pt1a10 unplaced genomic scaffold, ASM2561291v2 HiC_scaffold_92, whole genome shotgun sequence genome window above contains:
- the LOC128169055 gene encoding uncharacterized protein LOC128169055, with protein sequence MRNFSISSSVVQHQHCEAAMKIIFIFLIVALCLDHVDLKGERKVDNNVSIGPPDPQAIWPVTDYLHNNTGYSVLKNIYGVYYDVMYATSGPEVGLGKLQFDAVKNSYMKFINDGSLDGEHAVTWAFYVYPSIIQKAVLMQYEGNGTYPGMQLLLNTDGTIALRIYECTIEKCSRKTFKTANTLVLPGEWTLLALTWNILWPAPELDIFANGKVDQFTITDKTSMENMRLSGDVLFGVSYDNKDYFTGDMSCFQFYNTSIIGKTQGGIPDLCDPNTYAYPEYGDPIGSIDFYNMMLTPGSTVVSTEMVTEMTSMNDIVTTNGMTTVNEMTSFMAANMTTSAPQVETTGVEPTISTSFPGPDTSVPVEERVQDCCAKFVLIGKQLAVSASTDTTLAGSWSVCTRHCLVNVTCKAVSLDTVSGMCSLANDVPTIFHPTSSAYEKVLDNNC